The following proteins come from a genomic window of Herpetosiphonaceae bacterium:
- a CDS encoding M23 family metallopeptidase — translation MLASRSPKRIRRRSTLFAALALSATLLLSALVPQNVAPAHARPLFRMPFRCGQTWIASTRSNHNPLYAVDFNRDNDFGDAVIASAGGTISVIRNLGDESYGRYMIINHGGGWTTLYAHLSETFGSVGQSVSMGTRIGSVGNSGGSSGAHLHYEQRYNSSAVKAILGSYEVKYFDDYQPLTSHNSC, via the coding sequence ATGCTTGCCAGCCGCTCACCCAAACGCATCCGTCGCCGCTCTACCCTGTTCGCCGCACTCGCCCTGAGTGCTACGCTGCTGCTCTCCGCCCTGGTGCCGCAGAACGTTGCGCCGGCGCACGCCCGGCCCTTGTTCCGCATGCCGTTTCGCTGTGGACAAACCTGGATCGCCAGCACACGCAGCAATCACAACCCGCTCTACGCCGTTGATTTCAACCGCGACAATGACTTCGGCGATGCAGTGATCGCGAGTGCCGGTGGCACGATCTCCGTGATTCGCAACCTTGGCGATGAGAGCTATGGTCGCTATATGATCATCAACCACGGCGGCGGCTGGACCACGCTGTACGCCCACCTGTCCGAAACCTTTGGGAGCGTGGGCCAGTCCGTGTCGATGGGCACGCGCATCGGCTCGGTCGGGAACAGCGGCGGCAGCAGCGGCGCGCACCTGCACTACGAGCAGCGCTACAACAGCTCTGCCGTGAAGGCCATCTTAGGCAGCTACGAGGTCAAATATTTCGACGATTATCAGCCACTCACCAGCCATAACAGTTGCTAA